From the genome of Asterias amurensis chromosome 17, ASM3211899v1, one region includes:
- the LOC139949919 gene encoding mediator of RNA polymerase II transcription subunit 30-like, producing MATPGTQANVTPASNPTHTPTPTLQGQREVNCVSLCRLGQETVQDIVAKTNEIFVVLKAMQLPNGVSNTNPQHQTKLQDLIRNVQSQFKKLRLLYDKCNLLSGGMDQSNAEELIPWKDGQDSLSDLSGLGSEDRIQFANKEKQELMKKVSAKNQQLQQLIERLRSVIWDINTMMAMRHTAWP from the exons ATGGCGACACCTGGTACCCAAGCCAATGTAACTCCTGCTAGTAATCCGACTCACACCCCAACCCCAACACTACAAGGTCAACGGGAGGTCAACTGTGTATCACTCTGCAGACTGGGACAAGAAACTGTGCAAGACATCGTAGCAAAGACCAATGAGATCTTCGTAGTCTTAAAAGCGATGCAG CTGCCAAATGGTGTGTCTAACACCAATCCACAACACCAAACCAAGCTACAAGATTTAATTCGAAACGTCCAGAGTCAGTTCAAGAAACTCCGTTTGTTGTATGATAAATGTAATTTATTGTCAGGAGGTATGGACCAAAGCAACGCAGAG gagttGATTCCTTGGAAGGATGGTCAAGATAGCTTGAGTGATCTCTCGGGTCTCGGGTCTGAAGACAGGATTCAGTTTgctaacaaagaaaaacaagaactaATGAAG AAAGTGAGTGCCAAGAACCAACAGCTTCAACAGCTGATAGAGAGGTTAAGATCTGTAATCTGGGATATCAATACTATGATGGCAATGAGACATACAGCTTGGCCATGA